GTCGGCACCTCCCGCTCCTCCGACGGCAAGCTCGTCGGTGACGTCGACCCCGGCGCGGCCGAGGTGGCCGGTTGGCTGGCCCCCATGCCCGGCGGCGTGGGCCCGATGACCCGCGCGATGCTGGTCAACAACGTGGTGCTGGCCGCGGAGCGGGCCTCGGCATGACCGGTCGGCATGGCCGTGCGGAGGCGCCCGAGGAGGCGCCGGTACGTCGGCGCATGGTGCCGACCGAGCTGCTGATCGGGGAGTGGCCACTGTTGGCGGTGCTCGGCGTGTGTCTGGCCGGGCTGATCGTGGTGCTCGACAACCACTTCCGGCGGGGCACCGTGCTGTTCGCCGGCGGACTGGTGCTGGCCGCCGGATTGCGTCTGGTGCTGCCCACTCCGGAGGCCGGGTCGTTGGCCGTTCGCTCTCGGTTCAC
This is a stretch of genomic DNA from Sporichthyaceae bacterium. It encodes these proteins:
- a CDS encoding DUF3017 domain-containing protein; translation: MTGRHGRAEAPEEAPVRRRMVPTELLIGEWPLLAVLGVCLAGLIVVLDNHFRRGTVLFAGGLVLAAGLRLVLPTPEAGSLAVRSRFTDVLTLGALGLGVLLTALVVPAPT